A part of Amphiprion ocellaris isolate individual 3 ecotype Okinawa chromosome 16, ASM2253959v1, whole genome shotgun sequence genomic DNA contains:
- the crtac1b gene encoding cartilage acidic protein 1 isoform X2 has translation MLLWLVLFPPALALAQRSEPMFSTITKTVLPPDYENNPTQLNYGVAVTDVDGDGDLEIFVAGYNGPNLVLKYDRQRKRLVNIAVDNRSSPFYALRDRQGNAIGVTACDIDGDGREEIYVLNTNNAFSGRATYSDKLFKFRNGRFEDLLSDDINEHRDVANPMSGRSVACVDRKGTGRYAIYIANYASGNVGPHALIEMDESASDLSQGVVALSNVAEQAGVNKFIGGRGVVVGPIVSQTLSDVFCDNEYGANFLFRNNGDGTFTDVAQQAGVEDPMQHGRGVALADFNRDGKTDIVYGNWNGPHRLYMQLNNRKQKFKDIASQKFSMPSPVRTVIAADFDNDNELEVFFNNIAYRGPSANRLFRVSRREHGDPQIEELNVGEASEPEGRGTGAVATDFDGDGRLELLVSHGESAAQPLSVYKVNQGTANSWLRVIPRTRFGAFARGAKVVVYTKKSGPHTRIIDGGSGYLCEMEPVAHFGLGKDVATNVEVYWPDGRSIARPLEPSEINSVLEIHYPRDEEEVTPTVEIECGHGFALNENGRCTAQVAYFGGTRSSGERKWSGLSFWLLSVSMLPLISTHLQTGLL, from the exons ATGTTGTTGTGGCTGGTTTTGTTCCCACCTGCCCTCGCCTTGGCTCAGCGATCAGAGCCCATGTTCTCTACTATAACCAAGACCGTCCTTCCTCCGGACTATGAGAACAACCCCACCCAGCTCAACTATGGCGTGGCCGTCACTGACGTAGACGGGGATGGAGACCTGGAGATATTTGTAGCTGG CTACAATGGACCAAATCTGGTGCTAAAGTACGACAGGCAGAGGAAAAGGCTTGTCAACATCGCTGTTGACAACCGCAGTTCCCCATTCTACGCCCTGAGAGACCGACAAGGCAACGCCATCGGAGTGACAGCATGTGACATCGATGGAGACGGACGGGAGGAGATTTATGTCCTCAACACCAATAACGCCTTCTCTG GTCGGGCAACATACTCTGACAAGCTGTTTAAGTTTCGTAATGGACGCTTTGAAGATCTGCTGAGCGATGATATTAATGAGCACAGAGACGTGGCCAACCCCATGTCTGGGCGCTCAGTGGCCTGTGTGGACAGAAAg GGTACAGGCCGTTATGCCATCTACATAGCTAACTACGCCAGTGGGAACGTCGGTCCTCATGCTCTCATAGAAATGGATGAATCAGCGAGTGACCTCTCGCAGGGCGTCGTTGCTCTCTCCAACGTGGCCGAGCAGGCCGGAGTCAACAAGTTCATCG GAGGCAGAGGCGTCGTGGTGGGGCCTATCGTCAGTCAGACTCTGTCTGATGTGTTTTGTGACAACGAGTACGGAGCCAACTTCCTGTTCAGGAACAACGGAGATGGAACTTTTACTGATGTGGCACAGCAGGCAG GTGTGGAGGACCCCATGCAGCATGGCAGAGGGGTGGCCCTGGCAGACTTCAACCGTGACGGTAAGACGGATATTGTCTATGGGAATTGGAATGGACCTCATCGCCTCTACATGCAGCTGAATAACCGCAAACAAAAATTCAAG GACATTGCATCCCAGAAGTTTTCCATGCCGTCCCCGGTTCGAACTGTTATCGCTGCAGACTTTGACAATGACAACGAGCTGGAAGTGTTCTTCAATAACATCGCCTACAGAGGGCCGTCTGCCAACAGACTCTTTAG GGTGAGCAGGAGAGAACATGGAGACCCCCAGATAGAAGAGCTGAATGTCGGGGAGGCATCAGAGCCCGAAGGACGAGGAACCG GAGCTGTAGCCACAGACTTTGATGGTGACGGGCGTCTGGAGCTGCTCGTGTCTCATGGTGAAAGTGCAGCACAGCCGCTGTCTGTCTACAAAGTCAACCAG GGCACTGCCAACTCATGGCTGCGAGTGATTCCCAGGACCAGGTTTGGTGCTTTTGCCAGAGGAGCTAAAGTTGTGGTTTACACAAAGAAGAGCGGCCCTCACACTCGGATCATTGATGGTGGCTCAGGATACCTATGTGAGATGGAGCCTGTCGCACACTTTGGCCTCG GTAAGGATGTGGCCACCAATGTGGAAGTGTACTGGCCAGATGGTCGCTCAATTGCCCGACCGCTGGAGCCTTCAGAGATCAACTCCGTGCTGGAGATCCACTATCCACGAGATGAGGAGGAAGTCACTCCTACTGTGGAAATAGAG TGCGGTCATGGCTTCGCTCTGAATGAGAACGGCCGCTGCACAG CCCAGGTGGCTTACTTTGGGGGGACGCGGTCTTCTGGGGAACGCAAGTGGTCGGGCCTTTCTTTCTGGCTGCTCTCCGTCTCCATGCTACCACTCATCTCCACCCACCTTCAGACTGGACTGCTGTAG
- the crtac1b gene encoding cartilage acidic protein 1 isoform X1 — protein MLLWLVLFPPALALAQRSEPMFSTITKTVLPPDYENNPTQLNYGVAVTDVDGDGDLEIFVAGYNGPNLVLKYDRQRKRLVNIAVDNRSSPFYALRDRQGNAIGVTACDIDGDGREEIYVLNTNNAFSGRATYSDKLFKFRNGRFEDLLSDDINEHRDVANPMSGRSVACVDRKGTGRYAIYIANYASGNVGPHALIEMDESASDLSQGVVALSNVAEQAGVNKFIGGRGVVVGPIVSQTLSDVFCDNEYGANFLFRNNGDGTFTDVAQQAGVEDPMQHGRGVALADFNRDGKTDIVYGNWNGPHRLYMQLNNRKQKFKDIASQKFSMPSPVRTVIAADFDNDNELEVFFNNIAYRGPSANRLFRVSRREHGDPQIEELNVGEASEPEGRGTGAVATDFDGDGRLELLVSHGESAAQPLSVYKVNQGTANSWLRVIPRTRFGAFARGAKVVVYTKKSGPHTRIIDGGSGYLCEMEPVAHFGLGKDVATNVEVYWPDGRSIARPLEPSEINSVLEIHYPRDEEEVTPTVEIECGHGFALNENGRCTDKDECTQFPSVCPSDRPVCTNTYGSYKCRAKRRCNQGFEPNDDGSACVAQVAYFGGTRSSGERKWSGLSFWLLSVSMLPLISTHLQTGLL, from the exons ATGTTGTTGTGGCTGGTTTTGTTCCCACCTGCCCTCGCCTTGGCTCAGCGATCAGAGCCCATGTTCTCTACTATAACCAAGACCGTCCTTCCTCCGGACTATGAGAACAACCCCACCCAGCTCAACTATGGCGTGGCCGTCACTGACGTAGACGGGGATGGAGACCTGGAGATATTTGTAGCTGG CTACAATGGACCAAATCTGGTGCTAAAGTACGACAGGCAGAGGAAAAGGCTTGTCAACATCGCTGTTGACAACCGCAGTTCCCCATTCTACGCCCTGAGAGACCGACAAGGCAACGCCATCGGAGTGACAGCATGTGACATCGATGGAGACGGACGGGAGGAGATTTATGTCCTCAACACCAATAACGCCTTCTCTG GTCGGGCAACATACTCTGACAAGCTGTTTAAGTTTCGTAATGGACGCTTTGAAGATCTGCTGAGCGATGATATTAATGAGCACAGAGACGTGGCCAACCCCATGTCTGGGCGCTCAGTGGCCTGTGTGGACAGAAAg GGTACAGGCCGTTATGCCATCTACATAGCTAACTACGCCAGTGGGAACGTCGGTCCTCATGCTCTCATAGAAATGGATGAATCAGCGAGTGACCTCTCGCAGGGCGTCGTTGCTCTCTCCAACGTGGCCGAGCAGGCCGGAGTCAACAAGTTCATCG GAGGCAGAGGCGTCGTGGTGGGGCCTATCGTCAGTCAGACTCTGTCTGATGTGTTTTGTGACAACGAGTACGGAGCCAACTTCCTGTTCAGGAACAACGGAGATGGAACTTTTACTGATGTGGCACAGCAGGCAG GTGTGGAGGACCCCATGCAGCATGGCAGAGGGGTGGCCCTGGCAGACTTCAACCGTGACGGTAAGACGGATATTGTCTATGGGAATTGGAATGGACCTCATCGCCTCTACATGCAGCTGAATAACCGCAAACAAAAATTCAAG GACATTGCATCCCAGAAGTTTTCCATGCCGTCCCCGGTTCGAACTGTTATCGCTGCAGACTTTGACAATGACAACGAGCTGGAAGTGTTCTTCAATAACATCGCCTACAGAGGGCCGTCTGCCAACAGACTCTTTAG GGTGAGCAGGAGAGAACATGGAGACCCCCAGATAGAAGAGCTGAATGTCGGGGAGGCATCAGAGCCCGAAGGACGAGGAACCG GAGCTGTAGCCACAGACTTTGATGGTGACGGGCGTCTGGAGCTGCTCGTGTCTCATGGTGAAAGTGCAGCACAGCCGCTGTCTGTCTACAAAGTCAACCAG GGCACTGCCAACTCATGGCTGCGAGTGATTCCCAGGACCAGGTTTGGTGCTTTTGCCAGAGGAGCTAAAGTTGTGGTTTACACAAAGAAGAGCGGCCCTCACACTCGGATCATTGATGGTGGCTCAGGATACCTATGTGAGATGGAGCCTGTCGCACACTTTGGCCTCG GTAAGGATGTGGCCACCAATGTGGAAGTGTACTGGCCAGATGGTCGCTCAATTGCCCGACCGCTGGAGCCTTCAGAGATCAACTCCGTGCTGGAGATCCACTATCCACGAGATGAGGAGGAAGTCACTCCTACTGTGGAAATAGAG TGCGGTCATGGCTTCGCTCTGAATGAGAACGGCCGCTGCACAG ATAAAGATGAGTGTACCCAGTTCCCCTCTGTGTGCCCCTCTGACCGCCCCGTCTGCACCAACACCTATGGCAGCTATAAGTGCCGCGCCAAGAGGAGATGCAACCAGGGCTTTGAGCCCAACGATGATGGGTCAGCCTGTGTGG CCCAGGTGGCTTACTTTGGGGGGACGCGGTCTTCTGGGGAACGCAAGTGGTCGGGCCTTTCTTTCTGGCTGCTCTCCGTCTCCATGCTACCACTCATCTCCACCCACCTTCAGACTGGACTGCTGTAG